The candidate division WOR-3 bacterium genome includes the window GGATGTTCTCTTGATTGCCAACAATAATTGTTATGCGCGCCCAAGAGATTATAATCCACTAACACCAAAAACGCTCTCGATGCGTTCTTTGCGTCACTTGCTCGAACTGTAATCAGTTTCTAACGAAATTAACGAGAATAACGGACTAAACGTAACTAACGTCTATTTATCGCTGTAATCTTTGTGTTTATCATTGTCCCGCGACTGTGGGATACTCGATTGTCCTTTGCTCTGGCGATAATAATGAAAATTGGCATAATCGATCTAATCTGATCTGCGGAGCAGATTAGATGTGACATATCTTGTGAGTGCTATGTAATAGCCACGGCTATAATGTTCCAGTAGAAAAAAGGAGAACAATATGATACGTAAACGGTTATTTGTTTTGCGAATGATAGTAGTCTTGTGCCTGGGTTTTGTGCTGGCTTTTGCGCAATATCCGGACACGCTTTGGTCTAGGATACACAGCATATCCCCTGCTGGAGATATCGATGACGGGAAGTGCATTCGACAGACGATCGATGGTGGCTATATCATCACAGGTGCGTGTGTACCCAATGGTATGGTTTCTGCTGCTGATGTGCTGCTTTTGAAAACGGATTCACTGGGCCAAATACAATGGGTGAATAGTTTTGGAATAGAGTTCATGGACGAAGGGCTTTCAGTCGAACAGACATTCGATGGCGGGTATGTTATTGGTGGCCGCGCATTGTTCATCACCGGGCCCAATCCCAATTCTGACAACCAGAGTGACATATGGCTTATCAAGACAGATTCGAACGGCGATACGATCTGGACACAAACCTATGGTGGTTCTGGACACGACTATTGTACCTGGGTCGAGCAGACACCTGATTCAGGTTATATTATGGCTGGAACGATGAATTCCGGACGATCCTATCCCCCGACCTGTTTCCTTGAATACACCCAATCAGCCACAGAATGTGCATTTCTCATGAAGACCAACCCTATTGGTGAGCTCGTTTGGACCAAAACTTACGCGACAGGCAGTTATGGAAATTGTGCGCGGCAGACTGCCGACGGTGGCTTTATACTGGCGGGAATCCGTGTTTCTAATGATCAACCTGATATTTACCTTGTCAGAACGGACTCGGTTGGTGACACGATTTGGACAAAAACTATTGGCACTGTCGATTCCCTTGAATTTAGCAAGACGATTCAGATTCTGTCGGATGGATATGTGATAGGCGGTCATATCGGTCCGATGCCGCTGGCTGGTGTTGACGGCTTTGTTGTCAGGACCGACCTGTCCGGTAATGTTCTTTGGACGAATAGTTACGGCGACTCTCTCAGTGATGTAATCAATGCAATTGAAGTGGCTTCAGATGGCAGTCTCTTTCTATTCGGGAATACTAATTGCATGTTTCACATTCACAATGGTAATATGTGGATATTCGGCACGGATGCATACGGTACTCTGTTATGGGAGAGAACCTATGATTTTGCTTTGAACGATTATTGCTGGAGCTGTACAAAGACTTCTGATGGCTGCTATGCAGTGTCGGGTCTACTTGGCTATATGCTAGGCGGTGACCTCTGGCTGGCAAAGATCGGGATGGAACCGGGTGTGACAGAAAGTTCTCAACCGCAGGTTGGTTACCGTATGGTTACGAACACTCCCAATCCGTTCAGCAATACAACGAAGATTTCCTACGTGGTATCGCAGTCGGGTTTCCTGTCAATAGAAGTTTATGATGTACTCGGTAGAAAAATCCAAACACTGGTCAGCAGGTCTCAAGAACCAGGTGAATATTCAGTGCATTTTGATGCCACTAATATCCCGGGTGGCGTATATTTCTGCAAGTTACGCGTCGGCGACGGCGTCGTCGCAACGCATAAAATGCTGTTGCTCCGCTGAAAAATATCAATAAAATAACTGGACGAAAGGAGATACAATGCCATATAAATTTGTGAAAGATGTAACTGACCTCCGCGGTCTGAAAGATGTGTTGGGCATTGATTTCAGTCCCAAGAAAACATGCACATTTGACTGCATAAACTGCGGTTTAGGAAGAACTAATATCCTGACTGATAAAAGAGACGAGTTCCATCCTCCTAATGATGTATTCAATGAAATCAAGTCATATATAGACGAAAAGAGTGCGCCGCAGCACATTATGCTGACCGGCAGCGGAGAACCGACCCTCTATGCGGGATTCGGCAGACTTGTTGAGATGATAAAAGGCGAATTCCCTGACATTAAAACCATGGTCTTCAGCAACTTCTCTTTACTTTACAGAGAAGAAGTTCGAAAAGAAGTTGTACTATGTGATATTGTCTGGGGTAATTTCAACACGGTGATTGATGAAGAATTTAGAAAGATATATCGCCCCCACAAGTCCGTAACCATCCAAGACGTGATGGACGGGTTAAAGCAATTCAAGGCCGAGTACGATGGTATTTTTGAAGCGGAGACGAGATTTCTCAGTGGAATAAACGATAATGAAAAGAACGTTGACGGACTCAAGGAGTACATGACTGATATCAATCCACACAAATATCATATATTCGACGCCAAGTATGGAGGGCAGTCGTTATCTCCGGAGTTTGTTGAAACGCTTAGGAAGAAATTTGAAGACCTTCCTTTCCCGGTTGCAT containing:
- a CDS encoding T9SS type A sorting domain-containing protein; the protein is MIRKRLFVLRMIVVLCLGFVLAFAQYPDTLWSRIHSISPAGDIDDGKCIRQTIDGGYIITGACVPNGMVSAADVLLLKTDSLGQIQWVNSFGIEFMDEGLSVEQTFDGGYVIGGRALFITGPNPNSDNQSDIWLIKTDSNGDTIWTQTYGGSGHDYCTWVEQTPDSGYIMAGTMNSGRSYPPTCFLEYTQSATECAFLMKTNPIGELVWTKTYATGSYGNCARQTADGGFILAGIRVSNDQPDIYLVRTDSVGDTIWTKTIGTVDSLEFSKTIQILSDGYVIGGHIGPMPLAGVDGFVVRTDLSGNVLWTNSYGDSLSDVINAIEVASDGSLFLFGNTNCMFHIHNGNMWIFGTDAYGTLLWERTYDFALNDYCWSCTKTSDGCYAVSGLLGYMLGGDLWLAKIGMEPGVTESSQPQVGYRMVTNTPNPFSNTTKISYVVSQSGFLSIEVYDVLGRKIQTLVSRSQEPGEYSVHFDATNIPGGVYFCKLRVGDGVVATHKMLLLR
- a CDS encoding radical SAM protein, with product MPYKFVKDVTDLRGLKDVLGIDFSPKKTCTFDCINCGLGRTNILTDKRDEFHPPNDVFNEIKSYIDEKSAPQHIMLTGSGEPTLYAGFGRLVEMIKGEFPDIKTMVFSNFSLLYREEVRKEVVLCDIVWGNFNTVIDEEFRKIYRPHKSVTIQDVMDGLKQFKAEYDGIFEAETRFLSGINDNEKNVDGLKEYMTDINPHKYHIFDAKYGGQSLSPEFVETLRKKFEDLPFPVAYNV